A window of the Burkholderia sp. 9120 genome harbors these coding sequences:
- the tssF gene encoding type VI secretion system baseplate subunit TssF, whose product MSHDNPILRYYDAEMRYLREAGKEFAQAHPDRARMLNLDRVGDRDPYVERLYEGFAFLSGRLQQKLDDGLPELTEGLVSLLWPHYLRMIPSLSIVEFTPIEEKLQRTECLPAGVPVRSAPIAMPLAAASHGAAPRAVHCLYRTTRAVSLQPVRLVNAAPAVRQDGRSVIGLQFEIDRSARRDATDLSRLPLYLNADLSTAFAMHLALTRQVASIAWRIPEVRGGDALPLGGVSIEPAGFTLEERLWPKADAAFSGYQLLLEYFSFREKFLFVDLCGLDATQLPADTTRFELEILLTHHYPSDQRFTVDNVRLFCAPVINLFPLDAETVQVDHHETEYRVVPAGHAAGHVETYCVEAIEAIDHDNAERYEYVPFATFRHRGGMLRHEAPERYFHTRVRQNGAGLHETWIVLGGHAWESATDLPEESLSLRVTGTNGMLPRKGRHEVSLDELGAGVPNVARVRNLVAPTLPLYPPTGDRFQWRVLSHLAPNFLSLMNAEVLRGALALYDWTGDELNRRRLAGILHVSEALREEVTGGAVERGVLIEVTLDSHAFAGEGDLMLFGELLHRFFALYAEINLFTQLEIVSLPSQARIAWPRSKALRCPL is encoded by the coding sequence ATGAGCCACGACAATCCGATCCTGCGCTATTACGACGCCGAGATGCGCTATCTGAGAGAGGCCGGCAAGGAGTTCGCCCAGGCGCATCCCGACCGGGCCCGCATGCTCAATCTCGATCGCGTGGGCGACCGCGATCCGTACGTCGAACGGCTTTACGAGGGCTTCGCGTTTCTGAGCGGGCGTTTGCAGCAGAAACTGGACGACGGATTACCCGAGCTGACCGAAGGACTCGTCAGTCTGCTGTGGCCGCATTACCTGCGCATGATTCCGTCGCTATCGATCGTGGAATTTACGCCGATCGAGGAGAAATTGCAGAGAACCGAATGCCTGCCCGCCGGCGTGCCGGTGCGCTCGGCACCGATCGCCATGCCACTCGCGGCGGCCTCTCACGGTGCGGCGCCGAGGGCCGTGCACTGTCTGTATCGCACGACCCGGGCCGTGAGTTTGCAACCGGTCCGTCTGGTCAACGCCGCGCCGGCCGTGCGTCAAGACGGACGTTCGGTGATCGGTCTGCAGTTCGAGATCGACCGGTCCGCGCGCCGTGACGCGACCGATCTCTCGCGTCTGCCGCTTTATCTGAACGCCGACCTGTCGACGGCGTTCGCGATGCATCTCGCGCTGACCCGGCAGGTGGCGTCGATCGCGTGGCGGATTCCGGAAGTGCGCGGCGGCGATGCGCTGCCGCTAGGTGGCGTCAGCATCGAACCTGCGGGATTCACGCTCGAAGAGCGGTTGTGGCCGAAAGCGGATGCGGCGTTTTCGGGTTATCAACTGCTGCTCGAATATTTCAGTTTCCGGGAGAAATTTCTGTTCGTGGATCTATGCGGTCTGGACGCGACCCAACTGCCCGCCGACACGACCCGCTTCGAACTCGAAATTCTCCTCACGCACCATTACCCATCCGACCAGCGCTTTACGGTGGACAACGTGCGCCTCTTCTGTGCGCCGGTCATCAATCTGTTTCCGCTAGATGCCGAAACGGTCCAAGTCGATCACCACGAAACCGAATACCGGGTCGTGCCGGCGGGCCACGCGGCGGGACACGTCGAAACGTATTGCGTCGAGGCGATCGAGGCGATCGATCACGACAACGCAGAACGTTACGAGTACGTGCCGTTCGCGACTTTCCGGCACCGTGGCGGCATGCTGCGGCACGAAGCGCCTGAGCGCTATTTCCATACGCGGGTGCGCCAGAACGGCGCGGGGCTGCATGAAACGTGGATCGTTCTGGGCGGCCACGCATGGGAGAGCGCGACGGATCTGCCGGAAGAAAGTCTGTCGCTGCGCGTGACCGGCACGAACGGCATGTTGCCGAGAAAGGGCCGGCACGAGGTGAGTCTCGACGAACTCGGCGCCGGCGTGCCGAATGTCGCGAGGGTGCGAAATCTTGTTGCGCCGACGCTGCCGTTGTATCCACCGACGGGCGATCGCTTTCAATGGCGGGTGTTGTCCCATCTCGCACCGAACTTTCTGTCGCTGATGAACGCCGAGGTGTTGCGCGGCGCATTGGCGCTGTATGACTGGACTGGCGACGAACTGAACCGGCGCCGTCTCGCGGGCATTCTGCATGTGTCGGAGGCACTGCGCGAGGAGGTAACGGGCGGCGCGGTCGAACGTGGCGTGCTGATCGAAGTCACGCTCGATAGCCACGCGTTCGCGGGCGAGGGCGACCTGATGCTGTTCGGTGAACTACTGCACCGGTTTTTCGCGCTGTATGCCGAGATCAACCTGTTCACGCAGCTTGAGATAGTCAGCTTGCCTTCCCAGGCCCGCATCGCCTGGCCACGCAGCAAGGCGCTGCGTTGTCCGTTATGA
- the tssA gene encoding type VI secretion system protein TssA: MLPNLLKNLFPSRDAEQRMRERIVRWDAWLQPIAGGGIGGVGRDPGYEDAFFALKDEVTRLSRIDDALIVATCEQLLKEVGKDLRVAGYYAFARLRQDGPAGLADGLDLIAALIDRFGEALLPARPVAKKAAIEWLATTRIVDPLASHGAFAPADFERAIAALDLLITATNQWNETARPNLQALMVRFERNDTPRPNHEADHGAASAGTQTARSAQTRQTAGSVSSMHELLDQARAMAAYLREQQNGYLPSARLVRGVRWDTLHEPPPADVEARTRLVPPRAELRQQMKLLVLQKQWHELLERVEGAFMEGANHLWLDLQYFQHVALDHIGAPYSTWRELLRADIALFLDRLPGIERLAFNDGTPFADDTAREWIARHAVVRDLEAGEAIAPLPVTAHQHLDVADDWPEIEAQARELSTNQTLEAAFVWLESLPGVRSERRRYLQRVVMARVADHAGRPEIATSLLSELDAAVQSLKLIQWEPALGFDIKHQLLKSLKTLGRRKDADKPALARRVEHLQGELIVLDPARALALS; this comes from the coding sequence ATGCTGCCGAATCTTCTGAAAAACCTGTTTCCATCCCGCGACGCCGAGCAACGGATGCGCGAGCGCATCGTCCGTTGGGACGCCTGGCTGCAACCCATCGCGGGCGGCGGCATTGGCGGCGTGGGTCGCGATCCCGGTTACGAAGACGCATTTTTCGCGCTGAAGGACGAGGTCACCCGGCTTTCGCGCATCGACGACGCGCTGATCGTCGCCACCTGCGAGCAGTTGCTCAAGGAGGTCGGCAAGGATCTGCGGGTGGCCGGGTACTATGCATTCGCCCGGCTGCGTCAGGACGGACCCGCGGGCCTTGCCGATGGACTGGATCTGATCGCCGCGCTGATCGACCGTTTCGGCGAAGCGTTGCTGCCCGCTCGTCCTGTAGCGAAGAAGGCCGCAATCGAGTGGCTTGCCACGACGCGGATTGTTGATCCACTCGCGAGCCACGGCGCGTTCGCACCAGCGGATTTCGAACGCGCGATCGCCGCGCTGGATCTGCTGATCACGGCGACGAACCAATGGAACGAGACGGCTCGCCCGAACCTGCAGGCGCTGATGGTCCGCTTCGAGCGCAATGACACGCCGAGACCGAACCATGAAGCAGACCACGGAGCAGCATCGGCCGGCACGCAGACCGCTCGAAGCGCACAGACTAGACAGACCGCCGGCAGCGTGTCTTCCATGCACGAGCTACTCGATCAGGCTCGCGCGATGGCGGCCTATCTGCGCGAGCAGCAAAATGGCTATCTGCCATCCGCAAGGCTCGTGCGTGGCGTACGTTGGGACACCCTGCATGAGCCGCCACCCGCCGACGTGGAGGCACGCACGCGTCTCGTGCCGCCACGCGCGGAGTTACGTCAGCAGATGAAGCTGCTCGTACTGCAAAAACAGTGGCATGAACTGCTCGAACGTGTGGAAGGGGCGTTCATGGAGGGGGCAAATCATCTGTGGCTCGACTTGCAGTACTTCCAGCATGTCGCGCTCGATCACATCGGGGCACCGTACAGCACCTGGCGCGAGCTGCTGCGGGCCGACATCGCACTGTTTCTCGACCGGCTGCCCGGCATCGAACGGCTGGCGTTCAACGACGGCACGCCTTTCGCCGACGACACCGCCCGCGAATGGATTGCGCGGCACGCGGTCGTGCGCGATCTGGAAGCCGGCGAGGCGATTGCACCGTTGCCGGTTACGGCGCACCAACACCTCGACGTCGCCGACGATTGGCCCGAAATCGAAGCGCAGGCGCGCGAACTGAGCACGAACCAGACGCTCGAAGCGGCCTTCGTCTGGCTGGAGTCGCTGCCCGGCGTCAGGAGCGAGCGCCGGCGTTATCTGCAACGCGTCGTCATGGCGCGCGTCGCCGATCACGCCGGGCGGCCGGAGATCGCCACGTCGCTGCTGAGCGAACTGGACGCTGCCGTGCAATCGCTGAAGCTGATTCAGTGGGAGCCCGCGCTGGGCTTCGACATCAAGCACCAGTTGCTCAAGTCGCTCAAAACGCTTGGCCGCCGCAAGGACGCCGACAAGCCGGCGCTGGCCCGTCGTGTGGAACATCTGCAGGGCGAGCTGATCGTGCTCGACCCGGCACGCGCGCTGGCCCTGTCATAA
- a CDS encoding ImcF-related family protein, producing the protein MTLKKVSGYWILIFTLTAFAALFVYFDGVELDPSPYRRVAVVLTIGVIALLARAHLASAWRFAAHHAPSRKKEQYERDPSARIGAAKLPEVDLTEHRYENLALALRNRHGWRWRYRDRWVLVVGDSPLIERLAPGLTESGYAIVGGTVLLCARPIGDRLDTAWLERIRRTRRRCPVDAMAIIVRTRIGAQPPFDDASLVQRLARHAHALRWSAPAYVVNIAGIGGETSVRHEVIGCTWSTAQLRPDAIEASLQGLANDLAELGVMRLTNDAADSYAAGLSTHIAWYRSALSALVVRIGRSRVERAAIHGVLFTPLFDERNTASTSGQQDNEHASNADHQKPENTLSFDANRGDMVSAIWQTIAAHSRRFRGRPIGLSAFTSAAWIATACVACWIAGTNLSGFTHRATIQTAAATTVKLSSTQDPTDAALALDSLQKQLDTLDVRQRDGTPWYTRFGLNRNADLLAALWPRYEVASNRILVQPIRAVLEARLRQLSSLSDAEIVGGGDRQITAAHATLKTYLMLARPEHTDAKFLTAQLLAMGQPTHPQHAALSDGAWRDLQQRLVTFYADHLGHRASSDDGALAIVPDASLVSAVRQTLIGVIGLQNSTDVLYRQILDENRGKYPPLSLATLLGDTSSRGLFNTTATLPGVFTRAAWDERISKAIDAADEQRSVGGDWVLSDPHTSKPSASTLKAELRQRYFNDYARAWQQFLNSIRWQQDATLSGTIDQLTLLADPQRSPLGALMKVIVYQGHAGALGQSLSDTLIDRAQQLVGAAEQNPSKATHARTTAPLATAFGPLLHLAGGDDSGGSDNNDTASAQFAATVDLSVQRYLERVTAMRLKLQQIMTGSDPDASSRAAAQAVLQGRTSDIADSRDYASRVAASLGEQWTGFGDLLQQPLDQTWRVVLQPAAASLNDVWRNGVVADWNKVFAGRYPFADSDNDASLPEMGRFMRMDNGVIAQFVTTQLAGIVERQGDRWVLAQGANRTALTVDPTFLAALNKLTRVSTVLFPSGEAHVRFELRGVPTAGVTDTRLVLSGRELHYFNQQESWTPFVWPGDTLENHSRIEWQTEQGDLRTALDVPGRFGPIRLFERASVTPQDSARYLISWSPDQSAGLPLNVQLRSEVGKGPLDVLALRHFSLPSRIFIGGGAKAAQKLADASAPPLPPAALAAAKHAATPLPEGATLESE; encoded by the coding sequence ATGACTCTGAAAAAAGTCTCCGGCTACTGGATTCTGATTTTCACGTTGACGGCGTTCGCCGCGCTCTTCGTGTACTTCGACGGAGTGGAACTGGATCCCTCGCCCTATCGTCGAGTGGCTGTCGTCCTGACCATCGGCGTGATCGCGTTGCTCGCACGCGCTCATCTCGCGTCCGCCTGGCGTTTTGCCGCGCACCATGCACCCAGCCGTAAAAAAGAGCAATACGAGCGAGATCCGTCGGCAAGAATTGGCGCGGCGAAACTACCGGAGGTCGATCTCACCGAACACCGCTATGAAAACCTGGCGCTGGCGCTAAGAAACCGTCACGGCTGGCGGTGGCGCTATCGTGATCGTTGGGTTCTCGTAGTCGGAGATAGTCCGCTAATCGAGCGCCTTGCACCCGGCTTGACGGAATCGGGTTATGCGATCGTCGGCGGCACCGTTCTGCTTTGCGCCCGGCCAATTGGCGATCGACTCGATACCGCGTGGCTCGAGCGGATCCGGCGCACACGCCGTCGCTGTCCAGTCGATGCAATGGCGATCATCGTGAGAACGCGGATCGGCGCGCAGCCGCCGTTCGACGATGCGAGCCTGGTCCAGCGCCTGGCGCGCCATGCTCATGCGTTGCGCTGGTCCGCGCCGGCGTACGTCGTGAACATAGCCGGGATCGGCGGCGAGACGTCGGTGCGTCACGAAGTCATCGGCTGTACGTGGTCGACTGCACAGTTGCGGCCCGATGCGATCGAGGCCTCCCTGCAAGGCCTCGCAAACGACCTGGCTGAGCTCGGTGTGATGCGCCTGACGAACGATGCCGCAGACAGCTATGCCGCCGGATTGTCCACACATATCGCATGGTATCGATCGGCATTGTCCGCGCTCGTCGTGCGGATTGGGCGGTCGCGCGTCGAGCGTGCCGCGATTCACGGCGTGCTGTTCACGCCGCTTTTCGACGAACGGAATACGGCCTCGACGTCAGGCCAGCAAGACAACGAACACGCTAGCAACGCAGACCACCAGAAGCCTGAAAATACTTTGTCGTTCGACGCCAACCGCGGCGATATGGTTTCAGCCATCTGGCAAACAATCGCCGCCCACAGCCGCCGCTTCCGAGGTCGTCCGATAGGGTTATCAGCGTTCACGTCCGCCGCCTGGATCGCAACGGCCTGCGTTGCATGCTGGATCGCCGGCACCAATCTGTCGGGCTTCACCCACCGCGCCACCATCCAGACGGCCGCCGCGACGACCGTCAAGCTCTCGAGCACTCAAGACCCGACCGATGCCGCACTCGCGCTCGATAGCCTGCAGAAGCAACTCGACACGCTGGACGTCAGGCAACGCGATGGCACACCCTGGTACACCCGCTTCGGTCTGAATCGCAACGCCGACCTTCTCGCGGCGCTTTGGCCACGCTATGAAGTCGCAAGCAATCGGATTCTGGTTCAACCAATCCGCGCCGTGCTCGAAGCCCGGCTACGGCAACTCAGCTCGCTCTCCGACGCTGAAATCGTCGGCGGTGGCGACCGGCAGATCACAGCGGCCCACGCAACGCTCAAAACCTATCTGATGCTTGCGCGGCCGGAACACACGGACGCAAAATTTCTCACCGCTCAACTGCTCGCCATGGGCCAACCGACGCACCCGCAGCACGCCGCACTGAGCGACGGTGCATGGCGAGACCTTCAGCAGCGTCTCGTGACCTTCTACGCGGATCACCTCGGGCATCGCGCATCGAGCGATGACGGGGCGCTAGCCATCGTCCCCGACGCATCGCTCGTCAGTGCCGTTCGTCAGACCCTGATCGGTGTGATCGGCCTGCAGAATTCGACCGATGTGCTCTACCGGCAGATCCTTGACGAAAACCGTGGCAAGTACCCGCCGCTGTCGCTCGCCACGTTGCTGGGCGACACCAGCAGCCGCGGCCTGTTTAACACCACGGCCACCTTGCCCGGCGTCTTCACGCGCGCGGCGTGGGACGAACGCATCTCGAAAGCGATCGACGCCGCTGACGAACAGCGCAGCGTTGGCGGCGACTGGGTGCTGTCCGATCCTCACACGAGCAAGCCGTCTGCATCGACGCTAAAGGCCGAACTGCGGCAACGCTATTTCAACGACTACGCGCGCGCCTGGCAGCAGTTCCTCAACAGCATTCGCTGGCAGCAGGACGCGACGCTGTCCGGCACGATCGATCAGTTGACGCTGCTTGCCGATCCGCAGCGCTCGCCGCTTGGCGCGCTGATGAAGGTGATCGTCTATCAAGGTCATGCCGGCGCGCTTGGGCAGTCGCTCTCCGACACGCTGATCGACAGGGCGCAACAACTCGTCGGCGCCGCCGAACAGAATCCGTCGAAGGCAACTCATGCACGAACCACAGCGCCGCTCGCTACCGCATTCGGCCCGCTGCTGCACCTGGCAGGCGGCGACGATTCCGGCGGTTCGGACAACAACGACACGGCGTCCGCGCAGTTCGCGGCGACCGTCGATCTCAGCGTGCAGCGCTATCTGGAGCGCGTCACGGCCATGCGTTTGAAGTTGCAGCAGATCATGACCGGCAGCGATCCGGACGCATCGTCTCGTGCCGCCGCGCAAGCCGTGCTGCAAGGGCGCACGTCGGATATCGCCGACAGCCGCGATTACGCCAGCCGCGTGGCCGCGAGTCTGGGCGAGCAGTGGACCGGCTTCGGCGATCTGCTGCAACAACCGCTCGACCAGACGTGGCGTGTGGTGCTGCAGCCTGCGGCGGCGAGTTTGAACGACGTCTGGCGCAACGGTGTCGTGGCCGACTGGAACAAGGTTTTCGCCGGTCGCTATCCGTTCGCGGATTCCGACAACGACGCTTCGCTGCCGGAAATGGGCCGTTTCATGCGCATGGACAACGGCGTGATCGCGCAGTTCGTCACGACGCAACTCGCCGGCATCGTCGAGCGGCAGGGCGATCGTTGGGTGTTGGCGCAGGGGGCGAACCGCACTGCATTGACGGTCGATCCCACCTTCCTCGCCGCGCTGAACAAGCTTACGCGGGTGTCGACGGTGTTGTTTCCGTCGGGGGAGGCCCACGTGCGTTTTGAGTTGCGCGGCGTCCCCACGGCGGGCGTCACCGACACGAGGTTGGTGCTGTCGGGCCGCGAGTTGCACTACTTCAACCAGCAGGAATCATGGACGCCATTCGTCTGGCCGGGCGACACGCTGGAAAACCACTCGCGCATCGAATGGCAGACCGAACAGGGCGACTTGCGCACCGCGCTGGACGTACCGGGTCGCTTCGGTCCGATCCGGCTGTTCGAACGCGCGAGCGTGACGCCGCAGGATAGCGCCCGCTATCTCATCAGTTGGTCGCCGGACCAGAGCGCTGGCCTGCCGCTGAACGTGCAGTTGCGCAGCGAGGTGGGGAAAGGGCCGCTCGACGTCCTTGCGTTGCGTCACTTTTCGCTGCCGTCGCGAATCTTCATCGGCGGTGGCGCGAAGGCTGCACAGAAGCTGGCCGACGCGTCGGCACCTCCGTTGCCGCCTGCGGCGCTCGCCGCGGCAAAGCACGCTGCCACACCATTGCCGGAAGGCGCCACGCTGGAGTCTGAATGA
- a CDS encoding PAAR domain-containing protein yields MPNLIRLGDSTDHGGQVISASSTMRYDGRFVARKGDQVSCPKHNLRPNLIIDGDGSTMDHGVPVARHGYRAMCGCRLISSLL; encoded by the coding sequence ATGCCAAATCTAATCCGGCTGGGCGACTCTACCGACCATGGAGGCCAAGTCATCAGCGCGTCATCCACAATGCGCTACGACGGCCGATTCGTTGCGCGCAAAGGCGACCAGGTGTCCTGTCCCAAACACAACCTGCGGCCCAACTTGATCATCGACGGCGACGGGTCGACCATGGACCACGGTGTACCGGTCGCGCGGCATGGCTACCGGGCGATGTGCGGATGCCGTCTGATTTCAAGCCTTTTGTGA
- the vgrG gene encoding type VI secretion system Vgr family protein, whose protein sequence is MGSMVLPKQAYTLKLAPQPAPFSVLKFAGHDALSQLYRYEIDFTSPVADIPMDQVLGRPARFMVQSVDSNAVYLQKMAGEHAAKFSGLPSAHTVHGIVTQFDQFGTSADETHYRLVIEPRTADLARAVTSRLFQKQTVHEIIADALRHSGFREGVDFRFSLRAQYRRHDYITQFHETTLAFIQRIAADEGIWFRFEQAKGHEVIVFGDDLDAYARRQRVVTLRRDAGLESVGAESIKSLERHMRRVPEAVQLNDYNHRQAGVPLLVEQNAAKDDRTTNAVECLWGEHYETPDEGRRLAKLRHEAHLAQQITYAGKGNAFGLEAGEVLGLDSNPLDAPHGLLVISVASRGGRSDAYSNTFTAIPSDRVWRTPVVPEKRPVIHGILPARITSPGDYPRAYLTEEGWYVIRLPFDLDAWSPGGTSRPVRLAKPYSGDNYGHHFPLIDGAEVAIIFTAGDPDRPVIVGAMHDSLHPDPVNNLNHTRNLIRTAARNELRMEDKQGSEHIHLTTPFQSSELNLGHMVDAQRKERGQGAELRTDEHVAIRGGRGILISADAQPAGNGTQLDMRTAQSLLEQALEQMETLADAAQAAQAIAAEYAKQKALLHDRLAGLKQAAILLTAPAGMGLVSGSHLQVSASQNLIATAGSSVDIGVVKRFTVAAGDAISLFAAKFGIKLFAAKGKVDIQAQSDAMNLAALKDVSITSTDGKLILSADREVWIGAGGSYIRITPQGIENGTPGDILEKCAAWDKQGANSMRIKPSFPPPKDFRNAQKGFFSFSQ, encoded by the coding sequence ATGGGATCGATGGTTCTGCCGAAGCAGGCATACACGCTGAAACTGGCGCCGCAGCCGGCGCCGTTTTCGGTATTGAAGTTTGCGGGCCATGACGCGCTCAGCCAGCTGTACCGCTACGAAATCGACTTCACGAGTCCGGTTGCGGACATCCCGATGGACCAGGTGCTGGGGCGACCAGCGCGGTTCATGGTTCAGTCAGTGGATTCGAATGCGGTTTATCTGCAGAAGATGGCCGGCGAGCACGCGGCGAAGTTTAGCGGGCTGCCCAGTGCGCACACGGTGCACGGCATCGTCACGCAGTTCGATCAATTCGGCACGTCGGCCGACGAAACCCATTACCGTCTGGTCATCGAGCCGCGCACGGCGGATCTGGCTCGTGCAGTGACCAGCCGTTTGTTCCAGAAACAAACCGTGCACGAGATCATCGCGGACGCGCTGCGGCACAGCGGGTTTCGTGAAGGCGTCGATTTTCGGTTCAGCCTGCGCGCGCAGTACCGCCGGCACGACTACATCACGCAGTTTCACGAGACGACGCTGGCGTTCATCCAGCGGATCGCGGCGGACGAAGGCATCTGGTTTCGCTTCGAACAGGCGAAGGGACACGAGGTCATCGTGTTTGGTGACGATCTCGATGCTTACGCGCGTCGCCAACGGGTTGTAACGTTGCGACGCGATGCGGGTCTGGAAAGCGTCGGTGCGGAGTCCATCAAGTCGCTTGAGCGGCATATGCGCCGCGTGCCCGAAGCAGTCCAGTTGAACGACTACAACCATCGTCAGGCGGGCGTGCCGCTGCTCGTCGAGCAGAATGCCGCGAAAGACGACCGGACGACGAACGCCGTCGAATGCCTCTGGGGCGAACACTACGAGACGCCGGATGAAGGTCGGCGGCTGGCGAAATTGCGTCACGAGGCGCATCTCGCGCAGCAGATTACCTACGCGGGCAAGGGCAACGCGTTCGGGCTGGAAGCGGGAGAGGTGCTGGGACTGGACAGCAATCCCCTGGATGCGCCGCACGGTCTGTTGGTCATTTCGGTCGCGTCGCGCGGCGGGCGCAGCGACGCTTACTCCAACACGTTCACGGCAATCCCGTCTGACCGGGTCTGGCGTACGCCGGTTGTGCCTGAGAAGCGGCCGGTGATCCACGGCATCCTGCCCGCGCGGATTACGTCACCAGGCGACTACCCACGCGCCTATCTGACGGAGGAAGGCTGGTACGTGATCAGGCTGCCATTCGATCTCGACGCATGGAGCCCAGGCGGTACAAGTCGGCCGGTGCGCCTTGCGAAACCCTATAGCGGTGACAACTATGGTCATCACTTCCCGCTGATCGATGGCGCGGAGGTGGCGATCATCTTTACGGCGGGAGACCCCGACCGGCCTGTGATAGTCGGTGCGATGCACGACAGCCTGCATCCTGATCCGGTGAATAACCTGAATCACACGCGGAACCTGATCCGCACCGCCGCGCGGAATGAACTGCGGATGGAGGATAAGCAGGGCAGCGAGCACATCCATCTGACGACGCCGTTCCAGTCCAGCGAGCTGAACCTGGGTCATATGGTCGACGCGCAGCGCAAGGAACGCGGGCAGGGCGCGGAGTTACGCACGGACGAACACGTTGCGATTCGCGGTGGTAGAGGGATTTTGATCTCGGCTGACGCGCAGCCCGCGGGAAATGGGACGCAGCTCGACATGCGGACTGCGCAATCACTTCTGGAGCAGGCGCTTGAACAGATGGAAACGCTCGCAGACGCCGCCCAGGCAGCACAGGCGATTGCCGCGGAGTATGCCAAACAGAAAGCGTTGCTTCACGACAGGTTGGCCGGCTTGAAACAGGCGGCCATTCTGCTCACGGCTCCGGCAGGCATGGGCCTTGTCTCCGGCAGTCATCTGCAGGTGAGCGCGAGTCAGAATCTGATCGCCACGGCGGGCAGCAGCGTCGATATCGGCGTCGTCAAAAGGTTCACGGTCGCTGCCGGCGACGCGATATCGCTGTTTGCGGCGAAGTTTGGAATCAAGCTCTTTGCTGCGAAAGGGAAGGTCGACATTCAGGCCCAAAGCGACGCGATGAATCTTGCCGCCTTAAAAGACGTATCGATCACCAGTACGGACGGCAAGTTGATTCTATCGGCCGATAGGGAAGTATGGATCGGTGCAGGCGGGTCCTATATACGGATCACGCCGCAGGGCATAGAGAACGGCACGCCGGGCGACATCCTCGAAAAGTGTGCGGCGTGGGACAAGCAGGGCGCGAACTCGATGCGGATCAAGCCAAGCTTTCCACCTCCGAAGGACTTTCGGAATGCTCAGAAAGGATTCTTCAGCTTCTCCCAGTAG